The proteins below come from a single Myxococcota bacterium genomic window:
- a CDS encoding aromatic ring-hydroxylating dioxygenase subunit alpha has product MTLEDSLRRVCAASAGEARALPFAAYTDPDLHARERERIFAREWIALGSAAALSEPGDTLTVTLGNEPVIVVRGEDGELRALSNVCRHRGTPLLDEGIGHASSLVCPYHAWGYGLDGRLKGVPHPGDVVVDKAAHALPSYRVETWAGVVFVNLDPQAPPLAERVAGIDARLSRYALDRFTHPTRISLHAWDANWKLAVENGIESYHLFRVHPETLEPYTPTRGAFYLEGSAEATLTAGTTKLARAAHPGDSEGLGAWEREHYVLVSLPPSFVGILTADSWGWISVLPSGPEQCTVLGAGLSPVATEEGAGSEFFEAFLAEDQAICERNQRGMRSAQEGGQLVELERVVVDFHQYLGNRLFGTPTDPPFSVERDSAEPDASPPQATPKTAASAPASVDVAPKRRSLAKPWSIATLCVLVATTLAGWSWPWGLLFLFWTLRSLRDGITQLVEPVARAENPALFWSINAVWALGSMALIAFDLWRWLGPAGPV; this is encoded by the coding sequence GTGACCCTCGAAGACTCCCTGCGACGCGTCTGCGCGGCCTCGGCCGGTGAAGCGCGCGCCCTGCCCTTCGCCGCCTACACCGACCCGGACCTCCATGCCCGCGAGCGCGAACGGATCTTCGCCCGCGAGTGGATCGCCCTCGGCTCGGCCGCCGCGCTTTCCGAACCCGGCGACACCCTCACCGTCACGCTCGGAAACGAGCCCGTCATCGTCGTGCGCGGCGAGGACGGCGAGCTCCGCGCGCTCTCGAACGTCTGCCGCCACCGCGGGACCCCGCTGCTCGACGAAGGGATCGGCCACGCGTCCAGCCTCGTGTGTCCCTATCACGCCTGGGGCTACGGCCTCGATGGCCGACTCAAGGGCGTCCCACACCCCGGCGACGTCGTGGTCGACAAGGCGGCCCACGCGCTTCCGAGCTATCGCGTCGAAACCTGGGCCGGCGTCGTCTTCGTGAATCTCGATCCCCAGGCACCGCCCCTCGCCGAACGCGTCGCTGGGATCGATGCGCGGCTGTCGCGCTATGCGCTGGATCGGTTCACCCATCCAACGCGCATCTCGCTGCATGCCTGGGACGCGAACTGGAAACTCGCGGTCGAGAACGGCATCGAGAGCTACCACCTGTTCCGCGTGCATCCCGAGACCCTCGAGCCCTACACGCCGACACGCGGTGCGTTCTATCTGGAGGGCTCGGCCGAAGCGACCCTCACAGCGGGCACGACCAAGCTCGCGCGCGCCGCGCATCCGGGCGACTCGGAAGGACTCGGCGCCTGGGAACGCGAGCACTACGTACTCGTCTCGCTTCCCCCCTCCTTCGTCGGCATCCTGACCGCCGACTCCTGGGGCTGGATCTCGGTGCTCCCGAGTGGGCCCGAGCAGTGCACGGTGCTGGGCGCCGGGCTCTCGCCGGTCGCGACGGAGGAAGGTGCCGGCTCCGAGTTCTTCGAAGCCTTCCTCGCGGAAGACCAGGCCATCTGCGAGCGCAACCAGCGCGGCATGCGCTCGGCACAGGAGGGCGGACAGCTCGTCGAGCTCGAGCGCGTCGTCGTCGACTTCCACCAGTACCTCGGGAACCGTTTGTTCGGTACGCCGACCGATCCCCCGTTCTCAGTCGAACGGGACTCGGCGGAACCGGACGCTTCGCCCCCACAGGCAACGCCCAAGACCGCCGCGTCCGCTCCAGCGTCGGTCGACGTCGCGCCGAAGCGACGCTCCCTCGCGAAGCCCTGGAGCATCGCCACCCTCTGCGTCCTGGTGGCGACCACGCTCGCGGGCTGGAGCTGGCCGTGGGGTCTGCTCTTCCTCTTCTGGACGCTTCGCTCGCTGCGCGACGGGATCACGCAGCTGGTCGAACCCGTCGCGCGCGCCGAGAACCCGGCGCTCTTCTGGAGCATCAACGCGGTGTGGGCCCTGGGCTCCATGGCACTCATCGCCTTCGACCTGTGGCGCTGGCTCGGTCCCGCAGGGCCGGTCTAG
- a CDS encoding TauD/TfdA family dioxygenase translates to MPLDITPTGQACGAHVRGIDLTQPLSDSDVEEIRTAWLEHLVLVFPNQPMSNGDLERFTRYFGPFGDDPFFGSIPGHPHIAAIQRDAGETTPLFAESWHTDWSFQEHPPQGTCLFGITIPPQGGNTRFANQYLAYEQMPALLRSRLEGKQAIHSARIPYGPDGMYGRTDRDSGRSMDIRVSEAALAEQRHPILRVHPETGRKGVFGSLGYIVGIDGMATEEALPLVKELYDWQSRAEFIYDHAWEANMLVLWDNRSVLHQATGGYDGHARLLHRTTIGSA, encoded by the coding sequence ATGCCCCTCGACATCACGCCGACCGGTCAGGCCTGCGGCGCCCACGTCCGCGGGATCGATCTGACGCAGCCGCTCTCGGACAGCGACGTCGAGGAGATTCGCACGGCGTGGCTCGAGCACCTCGTGCTCGTGTTTCCGAACCAACCCATGAGCAACGGAGATCTCGAGCGCTTCACGCGCTACTTCGGTCCCTTCGGCGACGATCCCTTCTTCGGCTCGATTCCCGGCCACCCCCATATCGCCGCGATCCAACGCGATGCCGGCGAGACCACCCCGCTCTTCGCCGAGAGCTGGCACACGGACTGGAGCTTCCAGGAACACCCGCCCCAGGGCACCTGCCTGTTCGGGATCACGATCCCGCCCCAGGGTGGGAACACCCGCTTCGCGAATCAGTATCTGGCCTACGAGCAGATGCCCGCTTTACTGCGCAGCCGCCTCGAGGGAAAACAGGCGATCCACTCGGCGCGCATCCCCTACGGACCCGACGGGATGTACGGCCGGACCGATCGTGACTCGGGACGCAGCATGGACATCCGCGTGTCCGAGGCCGCGCTGGCCGAGCAGCGGCACCCGATCCTGCGCGTCCATCCCGAGACGGGACGCAAGGGCGTGTTCGGCTCCCTCGGCTACATCGTGGGAATCGACGGGATGGCGACCGAGGAGGCCCTGCCCCTGGTCAAAGAACTCTACGATTGGCAGAGCCGAGCCGAGTTCATCTACGACCACGCCTGGGAAGCGAACATGCTCGTGCTCTGGGACAACCGCAGCGTGTTGCACCAGGCCACGGGCGGCTACGACGGTCACGCCCGCTTGCTGCACCGGACGACGATTGGATCGGCCTAG
- a CDS encoding glycosyltransferase family 39 protein codes for MDVASDAAPPAPATAARRRKELGLLCGVVALGLLAFLDKPVHVDDPVYLWVAERIQTHPTDPYGFELNWHGTRDPVHAIQQNPPGVSYAQASVRSVFGPSIAAQHGVALVWALGALLGVYLLAERFTRSPGVATALVATTPAFFVSATTLMSDLPMLACWCGAIACWVRGLDRGSTRWLVVGGSLIGVAALTKYFAVALLPLLAAYTALRGVRAPRVWAVFALPVSVLVGFEAAAHGLYGHGLLSQVPGYATGVRQYLGQPWWNDAIVALAFIGGCAFPLPLLTGGASDPRGRVLGALALLALVGAVVAWSPLPYEIDVATTRGWVLVHVVIFAWAGACLVALGVAGARRAARDPDHALLVLWGAGVFAFVAFFNWSANARAVLPLVPAAALGGVRAWEARAGSPLSLVRAAPLLALGAALSLSVAHADRDWATGAMRMARQLAHDYGAGAQRVFFQGHWGFQYYFESAGGRAYDVHRDRLVPGDIVIMPRNNVHLTQLDPSKAIELEVRDAGRTSPWSLMGGGAGFYSSVWGPVPFSLGPSAPELYRVLEVRAPIPPRPALGR; via the coding sequence GTGGATGTCGCGTCGGACGCAGCGCCGCCGGCGCCCGCCACCGCGGCGCGCCGACGCAAGGAGCTGGGGCTCCTGTGCGGCGTCGTCGCCCTCGGGTTGCTCGCGTTCCTCGACAAGCCCGTGCACGTCGACGATCCCGTCTACCTCTGGGTGGCCGAGCGGATCCAGACCCACCCGACGGATCCCTACGGGTTCGAGCTCAACTGGCACGGCACCCGCGATCCCGTGCACGCCATTCAGCAGAACCCTCCCGGTGTCAGCTATGCCCAGGCCAGCGTGCGGAGCGTGTTCGGTCCGAGCATCGCGGCCCAGCACGGCGTGGCGCTCGTCTGGGCCCTCGGCGCACTCCTCGGTGTCTACCTCCTGGCCGAGCGCTTCACGCGCTCACCCGGCGTGGCGACCGCCCTGGTGGCGACCACGCCCGCGTTCTTCGTCTCCGCGACGACGCTGATGAGCGACCTGCCGATGCTCGCCTGCTGGTGCGGGGCGATCGCGTGCTGGGTGCGGGGGCTCGACCGCGGCTCCACGCGCTGGCTGGTGGTTGGCGGGTCGCTCATCGGGGTGGCGGCGCTGACGAAGTACTTCGCCGTGGCCCTGCTGCCACTCCTCGCCGCCTACACGGCACTGCGCGGCGTGCGCGCGCCCCGGGTGTGGGCGGTCTTCGCGCTGCCCGTGTCGGTGCTCGTCGGCTTCGAGGCGGCGGCCCATGGGCTCTACGGTCATGGGTTGTTGAGCCAGGTTCCGGGCTATGCCACCGGCGTTCGGCAGTACTTGGGGCAACCGTGGTGGAACGACGCGATCGTCGCTCTGGCGTTCATCGGAGGTTGCGCGTTTCCGCTGCCGCTCCTGACGGGCGGGGCCAGTGACCCGCGCGGTCGGGTCTTGGGGGCGCTCGCGCTCCTCGCGTTGGTCGGAGCCGTCGTCGCCTGGAGTCCGCTTCCCTATGAGATCGATGTAGCCACGACGCGCGGCTGGGTGCTCGTTCACGTCGTGATCTTCGCCTGGGCGGGGGCTTGTCTCGTGGCCCTCGGCGTCGCCGGAGCGCGTCGCGCCGCACGCGATCCCGATCACGCACTCCTGGTCCTGTGGGGCGCGGGGGTTTTCGCGTTCGTGGCGTTCTTCAACTGGAGCGCGAACGCGCGTGCAGTCCTGCCCCTGGTACCTGCAGCGGCCCTGGGCGGCGTGCGCGCGTGGGAGGCGCGCGCGGGTTCGCCCCTATCGCTCGTACGCGCCGCCCCGCTGCTGGCGCTCGGCGCGGCGCTCTCCCTCAGCGTCGCCCACGCCGACCGCGACTGGGCGACGGGTGCCATGCGCATGGCGCGACAGCTGGCGCACGACTACGGGGCGGGCGCCCAGCGGGTGTTCTTCCAGGGCCACTGGGGCTTCCAGTACTACTTCGAAAGCGCGGGCGGGCGCGCCTACGACGTGCATCGCGACCGGCTGGTGCCCGGCGACATCGTGATCATGCCGCGCAACAACGTCCACCTGACCCAGCTCGATCCGTCGAAGGCGATCGAGCTCGAGGTGCGCGATGCCGGCAGGACCAGCCCTTGGAGCCTGATGGGGGGCGGGGCCGGCTTCTACTCCAGCGTGTGGGGTCCGGTGCCGTTCAGCTTGGGCCCGTCGGCGCCCGAGCTGTACCGGGTCCTCGAGGTTCGTGCGCCGATCCCGCCGCGGCCCGCGCTCGGCCGCTAG
- a CDS encoding malate synthase G, which translates to MSERDGLVRVLDLQVDPRLHAFLEKEALPGSEVDPATFWAKLSELVRAFTPRNQALLDERQRLQDAIDAWHRERPGPIEPEAYAGFLREIGYLEPLPAPFAVELTGIDPEIATTPGPQLVVPVSNARYALNAANARWGSLYDALYGTDALGDSPPPGPYDPARGDRVVAWTRDFLDRSLPLSEGSHHDLVAYAVGEDGHLQMQGAAGHVRALANPKAFVGARVDGSGAQRLLFRHHGLGIELRIDRDDPVGARDRAGVADVELESAVTTIMDCEDSVAAVDGEDKTQVYRHWLGLMRGDLAESFVKNGEAVTRRLAQDRRYRTPGGGEERLSGRSLLLVRNVGLLMTTPAVLDAVGNEVFEGLLDALCTALAAKHDLLRKSAERGNSRAGSIYVVKPKLHGPAEVRFACELMAFVEAALELPAQTIKLGIMDEERRTSVNLAACIAEARDRVAFINTGFLDRTGDEIHTSFHAGPAVPKAAMKRTPWIAAYEAGNVRTGLDCGLGGRAQIGKGMWAMPDRMAEMLEQKRAHPEAGATCAWVPSPSAATLHAVHYHEVDAFARQRALRDAAPPDPATLLQLPLGDPKGGSASDRRFEIENNVQGILGYVVRWIDQGVGCSKVPDRNDVGLMEDRATCRISSQHLANWLAHGVISRDEVEDAFRRMAEVVDRQNADDPEYVAMAPGFDGLAFEAARALVFDGATQPSGYTEPLLHAFRRRRKQELAQG; encoded by the coding sequence GTGTCGGAACGCGATGGTCTCGTCCGCGTGCTCGATCTCCAGGTCGACCCGCGGCTGCACGCCTTCCTCGAGAAGGAGGCGCTGCCCGGGAGCGAGGTCGATCCCGCGACCTTCTGGGCAAAGCTGTCCGAGCTGGTGCGCGCGTTCACGCCGCGCAACCAGGCGCTGCTCGACGAACGGCAGCGCCTGCAGGATGCGATCGACGCCTGGCACCGGGAGCGGCCGGGTCCGATCGAGCCCGAGGCCTACGCCGGGTTCCTGCGGGAGATCGGCTATCTCGAGCCGCTCCCGGCGCCCTTCGCGGTGGAGCTCACGGGGATCGATCCCGAGATCGCCACGACCCCCGGGCCCCAGCTCGTCGTTCCCGTGAGCAACGCGCGCTACGCGTTGAACGCCGCCAATGCGCGCTGGGGGTCCCTCTACGACGCGCTCTACGGGACCGACGCGCTCGGTGACTCGCCGCCGCCCGGGCCCTATGACCCGGCGCGCGGAGACCGGGTGGTCGCCTGGACCCGCGACTTCCTGGATCGCAGCCTGCCTCTCTCCGAGGGCTCCCACCACGACCTCGTTGCGTACGCCGTCGGGGAAGACGGGCACTTGCAGATGCAGGGTGCGGCGGGGCACGTGCGGGCACTGGCGAACCCCAAGGCCTTCGTCGGCGCACGTGTCGACGGATCGGGGGCGCAGCGGCTGCTCTTCCGTCACCACGGTCTCGGGATCGAGCTCCGCATCGACCGGGACGATCCGGTGGGCGCGCGCGATCGGGCTGGCGTGGCCGACGTCGAGCTCGAGAGCGCGGTGACCACGATCATGGATTGTGAGGACTCGGTCGCGGCCGTGGACGGGGAGGACAAGACCCAGGTCTACCGCCACTGGCTCGGGTTGATGCGGGGAGACCTGGCCGAGTCCTTCGTGAAGAACGGGGAGGCGGTCACGCGCCGTCTGGCGCAGGACCGTCGCTACCGCACCCCCGGCGGTGGGGAAGAACGCCTCTCGGGTCGCTCGCTGCTGCTCGTGCGCAACGTCGGTCTCTTGATGACGACGCCTGCCGTCCTGGATGCGGTGGGGAACGAGGTGTTCGAGGGGCTGTTGGACGCGCTCTGTACGGCCCTTGCCGCGAAGCACGACCTGCTGCGTAAGAGCGCCGAGCGAGGCAACTCGCGCGCCGGCTCGATCTACGTGGTGAAGCCGAAGCTCCACGGCCCCGCCGAGGTGCGCTTTGCCTGCGAGCTGATGGCTTTCGTGGAAGCGGCCCTCGAGCTTCCGGCGCAGACGATCAAGCTCGGCATCATGGACGAGGAGCGGCGCACGAGCGTCAACCTGGCTGCCTGCATCGCCGAGGCGCGCGACCGGGTCGCGTTCATCAACACGGGCTTCCTCGACCGCACCGGCGACGAGATCCACACCTCGTTCCATGCCGGCCCCGCGGTTCCGAAGGCGGCGATGAAGCGCACGCCGTGGATCGCGGCCTACGAAGCCGGAAACGTGCGCACGGGGCTCGACTGTGGCCTCGGTGGGCGCGCCCAGATCGGCAAGGGCATGTGGGCGATGCCCGATCGTATGGCCGAGATGCTGGAGCAGAAGCGCGCTCATCCGGAAGCGGGCGCGACCTGTGCGTGGGTTCCGTCGCCGAGCGCCGCGACGCTCCACGCCGTCCACTACCACGAGGTGGACGCCTTCGCGCGCCAGCGTGCGCTTCGTGACGCTGCGCCGCCCGATCCCGCGACCCTCCTGCAGCTTCCCCTCGGCGATCCCAAGGGCGGGTCCGCGTCCGATCGACGCTTCGAGATCGAGAACAACGTGCAGGGCATCCTCGGCTACGTGGTCCGCTGGATCGACCAGGGCGTCGGCTGTTCGAAGGTGCCCGATCGAAACGACGTCGGGCTCATGGAGGACCGGGCGACCTGCCGGATCTCGTCCCAGCACCTCGCGAACTGGTTGGCGCACGGCGTGATCTCGCGCGACGAGGTCGAGGACGCGTTCCGGCGGATGGCCGAGGTGGTCGACCGTCAGAACGCGGACGATCCGGAGTACGTGGCGATGGCGCCGGGCTTCGACGGTCTTGCGTTCGAGGCCGCCCGGGCCCTGGTCTTCGACGGCGCCACGCAGCCATCGGGCTACACGGAGCCGTTGCTCCACGCGTTTCGTCGGCGCCGCAAGCAGGAGCTCGCGCAGGGGTAA
- a CDS encoding SDR family NAD(P)-dependent oxidoreductase, translated as MNVQGGGAVVTGGASGIGRAIALELGRRGCAVAVADIDGAAATQVAKEVAALGVTATGHACDVTESGAIEALAEAAASELPRVNLLFNNAGVGAPSPLLEGSADDLRWILEVNLVGVWKGCAVFGKHFVAQGEPAWICNTGSEHSLGLAHVGMGFYSASKAALLGLSDVLRGELPDHVGVSLACPGMVDTGLWNATRHRPDRFGGAGDADAFSGKVQAHGMEAGPIGARIVDGVEAGAPIIVTHSQARRYAEARWNQIREAFDAQAPYREEDERYDVTGVIGRLLSGDAS; from the coding sequence ATGAACGTGCAAGGGGGAGGCGCCGTCGTCACCGGCGGTGCCTCGGGCATCGGGCGCGCGATCGCCCTCGAGCTGGGTCGCCGCGGTTGCGCGGTGGCCGTGGCGGACATCGACGGCGCGGCAGCGACCCAGGTCGCGAAGGAGGTCGCCGCCCTCGGCGTCACGGCGACCGGCCACGCCTGCGACGTGACCGAGTCGGGCGCGATCGAGGCGCTGGCCGAAGCCGCCGCGTCCGAGCTGCCGCGGGTGAACCTGCTCTTCAACAACGCCGGCGTCGGCGCACCGTCCCCACTGCTCGAAGGCTCGGCCGACGACCTGCGCTGGATCCTCGAGGTGAATCTCGTCGGTGTCTGGAAGGGCTGCGCCGTCTTCGGCAAGCACTTCGTCGCGCAGGGCGAGCCGGCCTGGATCTGCAACACCGGCTCGGAGCACAGCCTCGGCCTGGCTCATGTCGGGATGGGCTTCTATTCCGCCTCGAAGGCGGCGTTGCTCGGGCTCAGCGATGTACTGCGCGGCGAACTCCCCGACCATGTGGGTGTGAGCCTCGCGTGCCCGGGGATGGTCGATACCGGGCTGTGGAACGCGACCCGGCACCGACCGGATCGCTTCGGCGGCGCCGGTGACGCCGACGCGTTCTCCGGAAAGGTGCAGGCCCACGGCATGGAGGCCGGGCCGATCGGCGCACGCATCGTAGACGGGGTGGAGGCCGGCGCGCCGATCATCGTCACCCACTCCCAGGCGCGACGTTACGCCGAGGCGCGCTGGAACCAGATCCGCGAGGCCTTCGACGCGCAGGCGCCGTACCGTGAAGAGGACGAGCGCTACGACGTCACGGGCGTGATCGGTCGACTGCTGTCCGGCGACGCGAGCTAG
- a CDS encoding CoA transferase, with the protein MEQQRTGPLSDIRILDLSQALAGPFGTALLGDLGADVIKVEPRGGDMSRGLPPRPPDGEGCDYGGYFASINRSKRSIELDLKQAEDRELFLRMAEQADAVVENARVGVMDKLGVGYDVLKERNPRLVYAAIRGFGDPRTGESPYAHWPAFDVVAQSMGGFAAINGPAGGHGMPGGTSIGDIYPGTLMALGLVSAVHAARSTGKGQFVDVGMYDSILALSELIVWNYSYDKKVVTPRGSGHPMLCPFDVFPAKDGAISIAAPGPVHWEKLCRVMGREDLVTDERTSDVLRRAKHRDFTIGVVTEFTQARTRQEIVELLGGEVPIGPVQTAEDIFADPHVAARDMLPEVELPGDNPSVQLPGTPIHFTETKAGIHRRPPTLDEHRAEILREFGIEAATEPGKESR; encoded by the coding sequence ATGGAACAGCAACGCACGGGACCGCTCTCGGACATCCGCATCCTCGATCTCTCCCAGGCGCTGGCGGGACCGTTCGGGACCGCGCTCCTGGGCGACCTGGGGGCGGACGTCATCAAGGTGGAGCCGCGCGGCGGCGACATGAGCCGCGGTCTGCCACCGCGACCGCCCGACGGAGAGGGCTGCGACTACGGTGGCTACTTCGCGAGCATCAATCGCAGCAAGCGCAGCATCGAACTCGACCTGAAGCAGGCGGAAGATCGGGAGCTCTTCCTGCGCATGGCCGAGCAGGCCGACGCCGTGGTCGAGAACGCGCGGGTCGGCGTGATGGACAAGCTGGGCGTCGGCTACGACGTCCTCAAGGAGCGCAACCCGCGCCTCGTCTACGCGGCGATCCGCGGCTTCGGCGATCCGCGCACGGGCGAGAGCCCCTACGCCCATTGGCCGGCCTTCGACGTGGTCGCCCAGTCGATGGGCGGATTCGCCGCCATCAACGGGCCCGCCGGCGGACACGGGATGCCGGGCGGGACCAGCATCGGGGACATCTACCCCGGGACCCTCATGGCCCTGGGCCTCGTCTCGGCAGTGCACGCGGCAAGGAGCACCGGGAAGGGACAGTTCGTCGACGTCGGCATGTACGACTCGATCCTGGCGCTCTCGGAGCTGATCGTCTGGAACTACAGCTACGACAAGAAGGTCGTCACGCCGCGCGGTTCCGGACACCCGATGCTCTGCCCCTTCGACGTCTTTCCCGCGAAGGACGGCGCGATCTCGATCGCGGCGCCCGGTCCCGTGCATTGGGAGAAGCTGTGTCGGGTGATGGGCCGCGAGGACCTCGTCACCGACGAGCGAACCTCGGACGTGCTGCGCCGCGCGAAGCATCGCGATTTCACCATCGGTGTGGTTACCGAGTTCACCCAGGCGCGCACGCGGCAGGAGATCGTGGAGCTGCTCGGCGGCGAAGTCCCGATCGGTCCGGTGCAGACCGCCGAGGACATCTTCGCCGACCCCCACGTGGCCGCACGCGACATGCTGCCCGAGGTCGAGCTGCCCGGGGACAACCCGTCCGTGCAGCTCCCGGGGACGCCGATCCATTTCACGGAGACCAAGGCGGGCATCCATCGGCGCCCGCCCACCCTCGACGAGCATCGCGCGGAGATCCTGCGCGAGTTCGGAATCGAGGCAGCGACCGAACCGGGAAAGGAATCTCGATGA
- a CDS encoding MmgE/PrpD family protein codes for MSETPAPVTEALARYGRALSYETIPEAARDVARHCVLDFLGCALAGAREELSEIVVREVATPEASAQATLIGRSARATAATAALFNGAAGHALDYDDTAAAMGGHPSVAVLPAVFAAAEVTGASGRDFLTALVAGFEVQARIGRLLGGGHYAAGFHNTGTVGTFGAAAACAHLFGLDETGWRHALGLAGTQAAGLKSGFGTMAKPLHAGRAASAGFVAASLARGGFTANPSILEVPQGFHATHAGQTPTLEALAAETDRFHTPDTLFKYHAACYLTHSTIETIGRFRAEAGLDPEKIEAIEVRVHPGLFGVCHIPEPTTGLEGKFSLRVTAALAALGRATEAPETFCEATMSDPVVVAMRDRVTVIGDESTPAATHAHVSVRHASGVLEEAFDSGRPERDLARQGERLSAKFERLSVPAIGEAASGALRDGVRSLEGQARTADLLTTTTPSH; via the coding sequence ATGAGCGAGACCCCGGCTCCGGTGACCGAGGCGCTGGCCCGCTATGGGCGCGCGCTCTCCTACGAGACGATTCCCGAAGCGGCGCGCGACGTGGCGCGACACTGCGTGCTCGACTTCCTGGGTTGCGCCCTCGCGGGCGCGCGGGAGGAACTCAGCGAGATCGTCGTACGCGAAGTCGCGACACCCGAAGCGTCCGCCCAGGCGACCCTGATCGGTCGGTCCGCGCGCGCGACGGCGGCCACCGCGGCGCTCTTCAACGGCGCGGCCGGGCATGCCCTCGACTATGACGACACGGCCGCCGCCATGGGCGGCCACCCGTCGGTCGCCGTGCTGCCCGCCGTGTTCGCCGCGGCCGAGGTGACCGGCGCGTCGGGTCGCGACTTCCTGACCGCGCTGGTGGCGGGCTTCGAAGTGCAGGCCCGCATCGGGCGCCTGCTCGGCGGCGGGCACTACGCAGCCGGCTTCCACAACACGGGCACGGTCGGCACCTTCGGCGCGGCCGCAGCCTGCGCTCATCTCTTCGGCCTCGACGAAACGGGCTGGCGCCATGCGCTCGGCCTCGCCGGGACCCAGGCGGCGGGGTTGAAGTCGGGCTTCGGCACGATGGCGAAGCCGCTGCATGCCGGGCGCGCCGCTTCCGCGGGTTTCGTGGCGGCGAGTCTCGCGCGCGGCGGGTTCACCGCGAACCCCTCGATTCTTGAGGTGCCCCAGGGCTTCCATGCGACCCATGCCGGCCAGACGCCGACGCTGGAGGCCCTCGCGGCCGAGACGGATCGCTTCCACACGCCGGACACCCTCTTCAAGTACCACGCGGCCTGCTACCTGACCCACTCGACGATCGAGACGATCGGGCGCTTTCGAGCGGAAGCCGGTCTCGACCCGGAGAAGATCGAGGCGATCGAGGTGCGTGTGCATCCGGGGCTGTTCGGGGTGTGTCACATCCCCGAGCCGACGACTGGGCTCGAGGGGAAGTTCAGCCTCCGGGTCACGGCGGCGCTCGCTGCCCTGGGCCGGGCCACCGAGGCCCCGGAGACCTTCTGCGAAGCGACGATGTCGGACCCGGTGGTGGTGGCGATGCGCGATCGCGTGACGGTGATCGGGGACGAGAGCACGCCCGCCGCGACCCACGCCCACGTCTCCGTGCGTCACGCGAGTGGCGTCCTCGAAGAGGCCTTCGACTCGGGCCGCCCCGAGCGTGACCTCGCGCGGCAGGGCGAGCGGCTCTCCGCCAAGTTCGAGCGCCTCTCGGTGCCCGCGATCGGAGAAGCCGCGAGCGGTGCGCTGCGCGACGGCGTCCGCTCCCTCGAAGGGCAGGCGCGGACTGCGGACCTGCTGACGACGACGACTCCTTCGCACTGA
- a CDS encoding TetR/AcrR family transcriptional regulator, whose amino-acid sequence MSAPAPRERRSQAERTATAARRMVRAAGRLIARQGYTKTTLAQVGKEAGYTGGLVSHHFGSKEGLLRDLVDRFTGRFYSDQLVAAVDDRVGIEALCATADTYLKELVLREDRMRTLYVLMGESLGPVSEINEVFSDLNNGFRASARRSITEGIERGEVRSDLDPDAEAALFVGMLRGVAFQWMADPGAFDLEAVAASVKDSLRAHLGTESRRLGADSRNLGVDPQRRNR is encoded by the coding sequence GTGAGCGCACCGGCGCCCCGCGAACGTCGTTCCCAGGCCGAGCGTACGGCGACGGCCGCGCGCCGCATGGTGCGGGCGGCGGGTCGTCTGATCGCGCGTCAGGGCTACACGAAGACGACGCTCGCCCAGGTGGGGAAGGAGGCCGGCTACACCGGCGGACTCGTGAGCCACCACTTCGGGTCGAAGGAAGGCCTGTTGCGGGATCTCGTCGATCGCTTTACGGGCCGCTTCTACAGCGATCAGTTGGTGGCGGCGGTCGACGACCGCGTGGGCATCGAGGCGCTCTGCGCCACGGCGGACACCTACCTGAAGGAGCTGGTGCTGCGGGAAGACCGCATGCGGACGCTCTACGTGCTGATGGGCGAGTCGCTCGGACCCGTCTCCGAGATCAACGAAGTCTTCTCCGACCTCAACAATGGCTTTCGCGCCAGCGCTCGCCGCTCGATCACCGAGGGCATCGAGCGGGGGGAAGTCCGCTCGGACCTCGATCCGGACGCCGAGGCGGCACTCTTCGTCGGGATGCTGCGGGGTGTCGCTTTCCAGTGGATGGCCGACCCCGGCGCTTTCGACCTCGAAGCCGTCGCGGCGAGCGTGAAGGACTCGCTGCGCGCGCATCTGGGTACGGAATCCCGAAGACTCGGTGCGGATTCCCGAAATCTGGGGGTGGATCCCCAAAGGAGAAACCGATGA